The following are from one region of the Etheostoma spectabile isolate EspeVRDwgs_2016 chromosome 15, UIUC_Espe_1.0, whole genome shotgun sequence genome:
- the LOC116702810 gene encoding pyruvate dehydrogenase (acetyl-transferring) kinase isozyme 2, mitochondrial isoform X2 — MTSKMRFVRSLMKAAALANVPKYVDHFSKFSPSPLSMKQFLDFGSTNACERTSFVFLRQELPVRLSNIMKEINMLPDRLLATPSVQLLHGWYNRSLMEILEFLDKNPDDHRVLETFMEALVAIRNRHNDVVPTMAQGIIEYKDTLSQQDSVTDHNIQYFLDRFYTSRISIRMLINQHTLVFNGNTNPAHPNTIGCIDSMCDVTEVVRDAYESAKLLCEQYYLGAPELELRQMNASNNREPIHISYIPSHLYHILFELFKNAMRATIENHEASRTLPPIKVMVALGGEDLSIKIHHLSRFQSYSLT; from the exons ATGACAAGTAAAATGCGGTTTGTTCGGTCCCTGATGAAGGCGGCCGCGCTGGCCAATGTGCCCAAATACGTCGATCATTTCTCCAAgttctccccctctcctctttcaATGAAGCAGTTCTTGGATTTCG GTTCGACCAATGCCTGTGAACGCACATCGTTTGTTTTCCTTCGCCAGGAGCTTCCTGTCCGTTTGTCCAACATCATGAAGGAGATCAATATGCTGCCGGACCGGCTGCTGGCCACGCCCTCCGTCCAGCTGCTCCACGGCTG GTACAACCGGAGCCTGATGGAGATCCTGGAGTTTCTGGATAAGAACCCAGATGACCACAGAGTCCTTGAGAC GTTTATGGAGGCCTTGGTGGCCATTAGGAACCGGCACAATGATGTGGTCCCCACCATGGCTCAGGGAATCATTGAGTATAAAGACACTTTAAGCCAGCAGGACTCCGTTACTGACCACAACATCCAGTACTTCCTGGACCGCTTCTACACCAGCCGCATCTCCATCCGCATGCTCATCAACCAGCACA CTCTTGTCTTCAACGGTAACACAAACCCCGCCCACCCCAACACCATTGGCTGTATCGACTCCATGTGTGATGTGACAGAGGTTGTGCGAG ATGCCTATGAGAGTGCTAAGTTGCTTTGTGAGCAGTATTACCTTGGAGCCCCAGAGCTGGAGCTGAGGCAGATGAATG CCAGCAACAACCGAGAGCCCATCCACATCTCATACATCCCATCCCATCTTTACCACATACTTTTTGAACTCTTCAAG AATGCCATGAGAGCAACCATTGAGAACCATGAGGCCAGCAGGACCCTCCCACCCATCAAGGTCATGGTTGCTCTTGGTGGAGAGGACCTGTCAATCAAG ATCCATCATCTGTCCAGATTCCAGTCCTATTCATTGACATAA